A DNA window from Lutra lutra chromosome 8, mLutLut1.2, whole genome shotgun sequence contains the following coding sequences:
- the MANSC1 gene encoding MANSC domain-containing protein 1, with product MFFRDEWSLTYTCVIICFLTLRLSTSQNCPTKSLEDVVIDIQSSLSKGIRGNEPIHTLTQEDCINSCCSTKNITGDKACNLMIFDTRKTTRQPNCYLFFCPSEEACPLKPAKGLMSYRIIRDFPTSARTNSPSPELTQEDSFIHGQSSQGITSTPTPVTGYSKPTDSFRRDAFSQKFGSSDHSEKLFKIGQASTPFPVYKEKGHSQSSQFSSEQKIARLLPVTTLPTMMTVASQRITSSPAKPALPPTTNAPVIPSVTSEPEMATSAPALAPGKSQPPTTLLSTILTHAVVIPKASITTAAVSNAISEAPIDWKSPAEMVPFRETSSFTSNTEDAQSNPITLSLSTVDSSAAMLLLSDVVSSAPNKTASQENEKARPGGSSLNSVPESQHGLPFEKWLLIGTLLFGVLFLAIGLVLLGRMFSESLRRRRYSRLDYLINGIYVDI from the exons atgttctttaggGACGAATGGAGCTTGACTTACACTTGTGTAATAATTTGTTTCCTGACACTAAGGCTGTCCACCAGTCAGAACTGCCCTACCAAGAGTCTAGAAGATGTTGTCATTGACATCCAGTCATCTCTTTCTAAGGGAATTAGAGGCAATGAACCCATACATACGTTAACTCAGGAAGACTGCATTAATTCTTGCTGTTCAACAAAAAACATAACAG GAGACAAAGCATGTAACTTGATGATCTTCGACACTCGAAAAACAACTAGGCAACCCAACTGCTACCTTTTTTTCTGTCCCAGTGAGGAAGCTTGTCCGCTGAAACCAGCAAAGGGACTTATGAGTTACAGGATAATTAGAG attttccaaCTTCGGCCAGAACAAACTCACCAAGCCCAGAGTTAACCCAAGAAGATTCTTTTATCCATGGCCAGTCTTCACAGGGAATCACTTCCACCCCCACTCCTGTGACAGGGTATTCAAAGCCCACCGATAGCTTCCGGAGAGATGCATTTTCTCAGAAGTTTGGATCCTCAGATCACTCAGAGAAACTATTCAAGATCGGTCAAGCAAGTACACCGTTCCctgtttataaagaaaaaggcCATTCACAGAGTTCACAGTTTTCCTCAGAGCAAAAAATAGCTCGTCTCCTACCTGTGACAACGCTCCCTACGATGATGACCGTTGCTTCTCAGCGTATCACCTCTTCCCCCGCAAAGCCTGCATTGCCCCCCACCACCAATGCTCCTGTGATACCTTCTGTGACTTCTGAACCAGAGATGGCCACCTCAGCTCCAGCCCTAGCCCCGGGCAAGTCGCAGCCCCCCACAACCCTCTTGTCTACCATTTTGACCCATGCTGTGGTTATACCCAAAGCTAGCATAACTACAGCAGCCGTTTCAAATGCCATCTCTGAGGCGCCCATAGACTGGAAAAGCCCCGCAGAAATGGTGCCCTTTCGAGAAACTTCCAGCTTCACTTCAAACACAGAGGATGCCCAGAGTAACCCCATTACACTTTCTTTGTCAACAGTGGATTCGTCTGCAGCTATGCTGCTTTTGTCAGATGTGGTTTCTTCTGCTCCAAATAAAACTGCTTCCCAGGAAAATGAGAAGGCCAGACCCGGTGGTTCCTCCCTGAACAGTGTTCCAGAAAGTCAACATGGCCTTCCATTTGAAAAATGGCTCCTCATCGGAACCCTGCTCTTTGGGGTTCTGTTCCTAGCCATAGGCCTTGTCCTTTTGGGTAGAATGTTCTCAGAATCCCTCCGCAGGAGACGTTATTCGAGACTGGATTATTTGATCAATGGGATCTATGTTGACATCTAA